The following proteins come from a genomic window of Paenibacillus swuensis:
- a CDS encoding carbohydrate ABC transporter permease has product MKAGKQMWKQESRVAAVFILPFLFGFVLFSIVPMIYALVISFMDYNVLKRFADVQFYGFGNYAHMLRDPIVWKSFLRSFMYALVYVPGIMVSSFILALWLNKSFFGRGFSRTMILVPYVANVVAVAIVWSILLDPFDGPVNKLLTAAGINPPMWMGSSSTSLSTIGLINVWQSLAFQTIVFLAAVQGVPAELYEAAEMDGAGRLRKIFDITIPWVSPTTFFLVITSLINSFQNYASVRMLTDGGPGTSSRVIALNIYEEAFSYNHYSYAAAQAMVLFGFILVLTILLWKGQKKWVHY; this is encoded by the coding sequence ATGAAAGCGGGAAAACAAATGTGGAAGCAAGAATCTCGGGTCGCGGCGGTATTTATCCTCCCATTTCTGTTCGGATTCGTTCTGTTCAGCATTGTACCGATGATCTATGCGCTAGTTATCAGCTTTATGGATTACAATGTGCTCAAACGTTTTGCCGATGTACAATTCTATGGATTTGGCAATTATGCGCATATGCTTCGGGACCCGATTGTATGGAAATCTTTTCTCAGAAGTTTTATGTATGCGCTTGTATATGTGCCCGGCATTATGGTCTCTTCCTTTATTCTCGCGTTATGGTTGAATAAATCTTTCTTTGGCCGAGGCTTCAGCCGAACGATGATTCTGGTCCCTTATGTGGCCAATGTCGTCGCGGTAGCCATTGTCTGGTCGATCTTGCTGGACCCGTTTGACGGTCCGGTGAACAAGCTGTTGACCGCGGCGGGAATCAATCCCCCAATGTGGATGGGCAGCTCGTCAACCTCGCTTTCAACGATCGGGTTGATTAATGTATGGCAGTCGCTTGCTTTCCAGACCATCGTATTTCTCGCTGCCGTGCAAGGCGTGCCTGCGGAATTGTACGAAGCAGCCGAGATGGACGGAGCGGGACGACTGCGTAAAATCTTCGACATCACCATTCCATGGGTATCGCCTACAACCTTCTTTTTGGTTATCACTAGTCTGATTAATTCATTCCAAAACTACGCATCCGTCCGCATGCTGACGGATGGGGGTCCAGGAACATCGTCCCGGGTGATCGCGCTCAACATTTATGAAGAAGCGTTCAGCTACAACCATTACAGCTACGCCGCCGCCCAGGCCATGGTGTTGTTCGGATTCATTCTCGTGTTAACCATATTATTATGGAAGGGGCAGAAGAAATGGGTTCATTACTAG
- a CDS encoding cysteine hydrolase family protein, producing MKLALLIIDMQKGLLQDHADPAQIHKACVHINHVASLLRSKNQPVIHVQDVEGSADLNDESLAIINEIQVEPGDLNIKKEASNSFWNTELEQLLNKHEVGLVIVAGFAAEHCVLFTYNGARERGFKTVILHNGIVAEQRETIGAMYRDRNLVSYPAVEFMVGEK from the coding sequence ATGAAATTAGCACTGTTAATTATTGATATGCAAAAAGGTCTTCTGCAGGACCATGCCGACCCGGCGCAGATTCACAAAGCATGCGTGCATATCAATCATGTCGCGAGCCTTCTGCGGTCGAAAAACCAACCTGTTATTCATGTACAGGATGTGGAAGGCTCCGCGGATCTGAACGACGAATCTCTCGCTATCATCAATGAAATTCAAGTGGAACCGGGAGATCTGAACATTAAGAAAGAGGCTTCCAACTCTTTTTGGAATACCGAACTGGAGCAGTTGTTGAACAAGCATGAGGTGGGATTGGTAATCGTGGCGGGCTTTGCGGCTGAGCATTGTGTGCTGTTTACTTATAACGGAGCGAGGGAACGCGGTTTCAAAACGGTAATTCTGCATAACGGAATCGTAGCTGAACAACGTGAAACCATAGGCGCCATGTATCGGGATCGGAATTTGGTGTCTTATCCGGCGGTAGAGTTTATGGTGGGGGAGAAGTGA
- a CDS encoding extracellular solute-binding protein, whose amino-acid sequence MKRNRGTWLKLSMVLTLAVTLLAGCSGSNEGAQGNNANAGNGSTTANQQDPSKPDTSEKVELVWYLVGDAHKDQEQIVAEWNKMLEKDLNTTVKLNFTTWNDWATKYNLLLTSGEKVDMMFASQWADFYRLAKQGAFLDVKDMLPKYAPDTWNQIPKENWADVTIDGKILAIPSTYNEYAPDGWVYREDWRKELGTPEIKDLASIEAYLDAVKTKKNVTPINGIAFDNVFKLFRFSHDYQPYINEFSPIASTSYDNPRDIINYVETPEYEAWVKKMKDWQQKGYWTSNSLSSKQEAGDLIKTGQGAVYWRNPSAAGGFINEIKAKKLNMEIGYFPFTRFHNYAVPTLSITNGMAIPKNAANPERALMVLDKLRNDPKYFNLMTYGIEGRHWAKGKDEKHIVVPAPGVDLNEVPRYDIASWGWRFEPNMKKEDGGWEGLDKLNEEFKAISRPNTLSSITLDFEPVSAELAAVNQLVEQYGRPLMLGLVKDVDQKLKEYREKLKAAGIDKLKEYVKTEVDKQLTAKGVQ is encoded by the coding sequence ATGAAAAGAAACAGGGGAACGTGGCTGAAACTCTCCATGGTGCTCACACTGGCGGTAACATTGCTAGCCGGATGCAGCGGATCCAATGAGGGAGCTCAAGGCAACAACGCGAATGCAGGAAACGGATCGACAACTGCGAATCAGCAGGATCCAAGCAAACCGGACACATCAGAGAAAGTCGAGCTGGTCTGGTACCTGGTAGGGGACGCTCATAAAGATCAGGAGCAGATCGTGGCCGAATGGAACAAGATGCTCGAGAAAGACTTGAACACGACGGTTAAGCTTAACTTTACAACTTGGAACGACTGGGCTACGAAGTACAACCTTCTCCTCACTTCCGGCGAGAAAGTGGATATGATGTTTGCTTCGCAGTGGGCCGACTTCTACCGCTTGGCGAAACAGGGCGCGTTCCTGGACGTGAAGGACATGTTGCCGAAATACGCTCCGGATACGTGGAATCAAATTCCCAAAGAGAACTGGGCTGACGTAACCATTGACGGCAAAATTCTTGCGATCCCAAGCACATACAATGAGTATGCTCCGGACGGCTGGGTTTACCGCGAAGACTGGCGCAAAGAGCTGGGCACGCCTGAAATCAAGGATTTGGCTTCCATTGAAGCTTATCTGGATGCGGTGAAAACGAAGAAGAATGTAACGCCGATTAACGGGATTGCATTTGATAACGTATTTAAATTGTTCCGATTCAGCCACGATTACCAGCCTTACATTAACGAGTTCAGCCCTATTGCATCAACTTCATATGACAATCCGCGCGACATTATCAATTATGTGGAAACACCTGAATACGAAGCATGGGTCAAGAAAATGAAAGACTGGCAACAAAAAGGATACTGGACCAGCAACTCGCTTTCCTCAAAGCAAGAAGCAGGCGATCTCATAAAAACAGGCCAAGGCGCCGTTTATTGGAGAAATCCATCCGCTGCCGGCGGGTTCATTAACGAAATTAAGGCTAAGAAGCTGAACATGGAAATCGGTTACTTCCCGTTCACACGTTTCCACAACTATGCGGTTCCCACTTTGTCGATTACAAACGGGATGGCTATTCCTAAAAATGCGGCAAATCCGGAGCGCGCTTTAATGGTGCTGGATAAATTAAGAAATGATCCGAAATACTTTAACCTGATGACTTATGGTATTGAAGGACGTCACTGGGCTAAAGGCAAGGATGAGAAGCACATTGTAGTTCCTGCGCCAGGTGTGGATTTGAACGAAGTGCCGCGCTATGACATTGCAAGCTGGGGCTGGCGTTTTGAGCCCAACATGAAGAAAGAGGACGGCGGCTGGGAAGGCCTGGACAAGCTGAACGAAGAGTTCAAGGCAATCAGCAGACCGAACACGCTGAGTTCCATCACGCTGGATTTCGAACCGGTAAGCGCGGAATTAGCCGCCGTAAATCAGCTGGTTGAACAATATGGACGGCCGTTGATGCTCGGTTTGGTTAAAGATGTGGATCAGAAGCTGAAAGAGTACCGCGAGAAACTGAAAGCGGCTGGTATTGATAAGCTTAAGGAATATGTAAAAACAGAGGTAGATAAACAGTTAACCGCTAAAGGTGTTCAATAA
- a CDS encoding carbohydrate ABC transporter permease, which yields MGSLLVHRDWGKIAFSIFMFMLGIAMIVPFIFMISASFKPSAYVFSEPLQLIPQPVYWGNYDRLFQHPYYFKWYWNSIVTVVILVVFRFVLVTAAAYAFAKLKFPGRNALMLVLVATMMIPPDTTIVARYLLYKYLHLIDTSWVIILPAAFDVFFIFLLRQFFMAIPDDLSEAAIIDGCGHYRIYTHIILPLAKPALLTMVLFTYIWNWNDFVNPFIFINDMDKQLVTVGLEYFQQQAGQDYAMQMAGSCLIILLPVILFAVMQKYFVQGIAMTGIKG from the coding sequence ATGGGTTCATTACTAGTACATCGGGACTGGGGTAAAATCGCTTTCTCGATTTTCATGTTCATGCTGGGGATCGCAATGATTGTACCTTTTATCTTCATGATCTCCGCTTCTTTCAAACCTTCCGCCTATGTGTTTTCGGAGCCGCTTCAGCTAATTCCTCAACCTGTTTACTGGGGAAATTATGATCGGCTGTTTCAACATCCTTACTACTTCAAGTGGTATTGGAATTCGATTGTGACCGTTGTTATCTTGGTGGTATTCAGGTTCGTCCTTGTAACGGCGGCCGCCTACGCTTTCGCCAAGCTGAAATTTCCGGGAAGGAATGCTCTGATGCTGGTACTCGTCGCGACAATGATGATCCCTCCGGATACGACCATTGTGGCGCGTTATCTCTTATATAAATACCTGCACCTGATTGATACATCATGGGTCATTATTCTCCCGGCGGCATTCGATGTTTTCTTTATCTTCCTGTTACGCCAATTCTTCATGGCCATCCCGGATGATCTGTCCGAAGCCGCGATCATTGACGGTTGCGGTCATTATCGAATCTACACCCATATTATTCTCCCCTTGGCGAAACCGGCGTTGTTGACCATGGTATTATTCACGTACATCTGGAATTGGAATGATTTCGTCAATCCGTTCATTTTCATCAATGATATGGATAAGCAACTGGTGACGGTCGGATTGGAGTATTTCCAGCAACAGGCAGGTCAGGACTATGCAATGCAGATGGCAGGCTCTTGTTTAATCATTCTCTTGCCGGTCATTCTCTTCGCGGTGATGCAAAAATATTTTGTACAAGGAATTGCAATGACCGGGATTAAAGGATGA
- a CDS encoding DUF4082 domain-containing protein produces the protein MNPRNGDEFMFSTRWMSRFVCFITVSLLLLCVPTAPAAANPDFGWTTSPAAVDYSSQLGYVDGNIGYYWDEQTGKYWRIENNNNNNRVFSGTTPETMALTGNQTLSYNGFPGGDAQYWLYHIFRRDSDNKFVAIVHIEYDYGAHPGHHHLVKMGLASTTDPTLRNWTYEGDLCTVDASLSNDGCMDAGLIQDGDYYYMFYHQSFDNWSGLYAARAPVNDYGPGKWQKWYNGSWSQPGIGGLQSPILGNESNTLYAAPSISWNTYLNKYIIIFNNVSTWVASGHSDLSGCKYDIAYTSDLSTMNWSVPETFYSYGSEGWRPYKGLMGIGADSNGKDTQWITGQTARLFVAGYGTSVLAKDVTFSDAPVPQPGEQTILGTQTPNVFSDDGPYELGTKFQTNVPGLITKVRVYTTASEGGNHTVRIWDADTGSVVAGPYNWNITAGTAGWKSFSLPEPVSTTAYKNYIVAVSTSSDGWYAARNNVFVSSVTQGNLITNTGSGVFTATTGSMPAQSYLNSNYYRDVVFVAAGETLSRPGIGSEYNPLFGGKWAGESFVASGSTLNQVSLWMQEANDADITVQLRSGSIQGPVIGTAILTTRSTGKVTADFNTPVSVTSGSTYYLRAQMSGGTTGRAQQSAADSASQGYYEGGTSTADLAYELQFSQ, from the coding sequence ATGAATCCAAGGAACGGAGATGAGTTCATGTTCAGTACCCGATGGATGTCCAGGTTCGTTTGTTTTATTACAGTCAGCTTATTGTTGCTTTGTGTACCTACAGCTCCGGCAGCCGCCAATCCGGATTTCGGGTGGACCACGTCGCCTGCCGCCGTCGATTATTCTTCTCAACTCGGATATGTCGACGGAAATATAGGGTATTACTGGGACGAACAGACCGGCAAGTACTGGCGTATTGAGAATAACAATAACAACAATCGCGTATTCTCGGGCACTACGCCGGAGACGATGGCCTTAACGGGCAATCAGACCTTGTCCTATAATGGATTTCCAGGCGGAGACGCACAATATTGGCTTTACCACATCTTTAGACGCGATAGTGACAATAAATTTGTGGCGATCGTTCATATTGAATATGACTACGGGGCTCATCCCGGTCACCATCATCTGGTCAAAATGGGGTTAGCCAGTACGACGGATCCGACCCTTAGAAACTGGACCTACGAGGGTGATCTATGCACAGTTGACGCCTCTTTAAGCAATGATGGTTGTATGGATGCCGGACTGATTCAGGACGGCGACTACTATTATATGTTCTATCATCAGAGCTTTGATAACTGGTCGGGCTTGTACGCGGCCCGCGCTCCGGTGAATGACTACGGTCCGGGAAAGTGGCAGAAGTGGTACAACGGAAGCTGGAGTCAGCCGGGCATCGGAGGTCTGCAGAGTCCGATTCTAGGGAATGAATCAAATACGTTATATGCCGCGCCGTCGATTTCATGGAATACGTATCTCAATAAATATATTATCATCTTCAATAATGTAAGCACTTGGGTGGCTTCAGGACATTCGGATTTAAGCGGCTGCAAGTATGATATTGCGTATACTTCGGATTTATCGACGATGAATTGGTCGGTGCCCGAGACATTCTATTCTTATGGCAGCGAGGGCTGGAGACCGTATAAAGGGCTCATGGGAATCGGAGCTGATTCTAACGGCAAGGATACTCAATGGATAACGGGGCAGACTGCTCGACTGTTCGTCGCGGGATATGGTACTTCCGTACTTGCCAAGGATGTGACGTTCAGTGATGCGCCTGTTCCTCAACCGGGAGAGCAGACCATTCTCGGTACCCAGACGCCTAACGTGTTCAGCGATGACGGGCCATATGAATTAGGTACGAAATTTCAGACGAATGTCCCGGGATTGATAACGAAGGTTCGAGTATATACGACCGCATCGGAAGGCGGTAATCACACTGTCCGAATCTGGGACGCCGATACGGGCAGCGTGGTGGCAGGCCCTTACAATTGGAACATAACCGCAGGCACAGCGGGTTGGAAATCGTTTTCGCTGCCCGAACCTGTAAGCACCACGGCATATAAGAACTATATTGTTGCCGTATCTACCAGCTCTGATGGCTGGTATGCCGCTAGAAACAACGTGTTTGTCAGTTCGGTAACGCAAGGTAATCTGATTACGAATACGGGTAGCGGGGTATTCACCGCTACGACCGGAAGTATGCCTGCACAATCCTATCTGAACAGCAATTATTACCGGGACGTCGTGTTTGTTGCCGCGGGAGAGACATTGTCCAGACCGGGCATCGGGTCCGAGTATAACCCGCTGTTCGGAGGTAAATGGGCGGGAGAATCGTTCGTTGCTTCAGGGAGTACTTTAAATCAAGTATCGTTATGGATGCAGGAAGCCAATGATGCCGATATCACGGTGCAGCTCCGGAGCGGATCCATCCAGGGGCCGGTCATTGGCACCGCCATATTAACGACGCGTTCGACAGGTAAAGTAACGGCGGATTTTAACACGCCAGTTAGTGTCACGTCGGGGTCAACGTACTACCTCAGAGCGCAGATGTCCGGCGGCACAACCGGTAGAGCACAACAGAGCGCCGCCGATTCCGCAAGCCAAGGTTATTATGAAGGCGGCACAAGCACGGCGGATTTGGCTTACGAACTGCAATTTAGCCAGTAA
- a CDS encoding VOC family protein yields MINKVGQVMLYVNDQEACMKFWTEQVGFTLVNEHSMGDMKWYVIAPTGEAQTSIVLHNKELISKMQPELNLGTPSLLFFSEDLDSLYQNLVEKSITVGEIVNMPTGRVFNFADNEGNYFAVMETK; encoded by the coding sequence ATGATTAACAAAGTCGGTCAGGTTATGTTATATGTTAACGATCAGGAAGCTTGTATGAAATTTTGGACCGAGCAAGTAGGATTCACCTTGGTTAATGAGCATTCGATGGGCGACATGAAATGGTATGTTATTGCTCCAACGGGTGAAGCGCAAACGAGTATCGTGCTCCACAATAAGGAACTGATCAGCAAGATGCAGCCTGAGCTGAACCTGGGTACCCCTTCGTTATTGTTCTTCTCGGAGGATCTGGACAGCCTGTATCAAAATCTGGTAGAGAAAAGTATTACGGTCGGTGAGATTGTAAACATGCCTACGGGCAGAGTATTCAATTTTGCGGACAATGAAGGAAATTACTTCGCGGTTATGGAGACCAAATAA
- a CDS encoding glycoside hydrolase family 30 beta sandwich domain-containing protein, producing MRKKAFKCLAVALCMGLLQQPMMVPKASAAGESVSVYLTTADKSNLLTAKPSMNFQADSGSNATTIDVNPSVTYQSFDGAGAAMTGSSAYLVQQKMNATQRETLMNDLFGSSGIGISLLRHTIGASDFNPDGSWTYNDAPVGEMDYNLTRFSIAKDADVIAAMKGAMAKNSALKVMGSPWSAPAWMKVNDQLHGSYLKYWDNGVYTSYANYFVKYLQAYQAQGVPVYAITVQNEPDYATTGYPSMSMGPSEQGNFIKNYLAPALNNNQLNTKIIGFDHNWDKSWYPDQLLADADVRNVIDGTAWHCYGGDTSAQSTIHDKYPTENIYFTECSGGGWATNFGDNMQWFMTNIIIGTARNWAKTTQTWNLALDQNDGPINGGCPNCRGVVTIDSNTGNYTRNEEYYALGHLTKFVKPGAVRIQTNNFSGGIENVAFRNPDGTIALLAVNNSGSQNTFKVRWNGQKIEYTLPAKGSVTLQWPGGTGSSFSNPVLNAGFETGSLSNWSEWHPAGQPLAHNVDSGGQHNGTYKLVHYQGGAYKQLTSQQVNLPNGTYKVSAWARSGGGQNTMHLYANGYGGNEVTASIGGSAVSSWTKYETPSFTVTNGTVNIGVWTDANGGNWSVFDDFELIKVN from the coding sequence ATGAGGAAGAAGGCGTTCAAGTGTCTGGCGGTGGCTTTATGCATGGGGTTGTTACAGCAGCCGATGATGGTGCCGAAGGCGTCTGCCGCGGGTGAAAGTGTAAGCGTTTACCTGACAACGGCGGATAAAAGCAATCTGCTGACGGCCAAGCCGTCCATGAACTTTCAGGCGGACAGCGGCTCCAATGCCACAACGATTGACGTGAACCCGAGTGTAACGTATCAGTCGTTTGACGGGGCCGGGGCTGCCATGACCGGTTCATCCGCCTATTTGGTGCAACAGAAGATGAACGCCACGCAGAGAGAAACATTAATGAACGACTTGTTTGGGTCCAGCGGCATCGGCATCAGTCTCCTCCGCCACACGATCGGGGCCTCCGACTTTAACCCTGACGGCAGTTGGACATATAATGACGCGCCGGTCGGCGAAATGGATTATAACCTGACCCGCTTCTCCATTGCCAAAGATGCGGATGTCATTGCCGCTATGAAAGGCGCCATGGCTAAGAACAGCGCGCTTAAAGTCATGGGAAGCCCCTGGTCGGCTCCTGCCTGGATGAAAGTGAACGACCAGCTGCACGGTTCCTATCTGAAATATTGGGACAATGGGGTGTATACATCCTATGCGAATTATTTCGTTAAATACCTGCAGGCCTATCAAGCGCAAGGCGTTCCCGTATATGCCATCACGGTTCAGAACGAGCCGGATTACGCCACTACCGGGTATCCCTCGATGAGCATGGGCCCGTCCGAGCAAGGTAATTTTATTAAGAACTATTTAGCGCCGGCTTTGAACAACAATCAGTTAAATACGAAGATCATCGGCTTCGACCACAACTGGGATAAATCCTGGTACCCGGACCAGCTGTTGGCTGATGCGGACGTGCGCAACGTGATCGACGGAACCGCATGGCACTGCTATGGAGGCGACACCAGCGCTCAATCGACGATTCATGATAAATACCCGACCGAAAATATTTACTTCACGGAGTGCTCCGGCGGAGGATGGGCGACAAACTTCGGCGATAATATGCAATGGTTCATGACGAACATCATAATCGGAACGGCCCGGAACTGGGCAAAGACAACGCAAACCTGGAATCTGGCGCTGGATCAGAACGACGGTCCGATTAACGGCGGATGCCCCAACTGCCGCGGAGTCGTCACCATCGATTCGAACACAGGAAATTATACGCGAAATGAGGAGTATTACGCGCTTGGTCACCTGACGAAATTCGTGAAACCGGGTGCGGTGCGTATTCAGACCAATAATTTCAGCGGAGGCATTGAGAACGTGGCGTTCCGCAATCCGGACGGCACCATCGCCTTGCTGGCTGTCAACAACAGCGGGTCCCAGAATACGTTCAAGGTGCGCTGGAACGGCCAAAAGATCGAGTACACCTTGCCGGCCAAAGGCTCCGTTACGCTTCAATGGCCAGGAGGCACAGGCAGCAGCTTCAGCAACCCGGTTCTGAATGCGGGCTTCGAGACAGGCAGCCTGTCGAACTGGAGCGAGTGGCATCCGGCGGGTCAGCCGCTGGCGCACAACGTAGACTCGGGAGGCCAGCATAACGGCACGTATAAGCTGGTGCACTACCAAGGAGGAGCTTACAAGCAACTCACCTCCCAGCAAGTGAATTTGCCTAACGGAACATACAAGGTTTCCGCCTGGGCGCGGTCCGGCGGCGGACAGAACACGATGCACTTGTATGCCAACGGATACGGCGGCAATGAGGTTACAGCCTCCATCGGAGGCTCGGCTGTAAGCAGCTGGACCAAGTACGAGACGCCATCCTTCACAGTCACCAACGGAACCGTAAATATCGGGGTGTGGACGGATGCGAACGGCGGTAATTGGTCGGTGTTTGACGATTTTGAACTGATTAAAGTTAATTAG
- a CDS encoding GH39 family glycosyl hydrolase: MDKLSFRIGTRGQGPLPVRKHGVGMGGIRREPVLGGIEARFRQEEPTVIRLFVQEYFRVYPDHVYDWQALDDVIASIRAAGAEPMLALCMKPHVLYPVVDQRIVHPNDYMAWQTLIRKMVQHYNQELGWTIRYWEIFNEPDLGEEGGCPGLFTPEDYCMYYAKTVEAILSADPTVRVGGPALAYSQDPILAVWLKYCVDEGVRVDFVSWHYYTAYPDEMRHQIRTALNEIEKYPQLHVETIVNEWNMRHWGEEGERTERMLADYPTLRCAHLIATLQVFLDMGVDRSNFYHLKDTGCDVSQFSGWMSDKGIAFMDDHWNRMSHNWALFSAANEARPHYYAYTMFQEMLGEQLPVQGAGTAEDTGDVGMLAVEQEEAYVILVWNYNFDDPRPHDVEVAIKKDWMKGGQVAMTRLDATTVKEVIKKDGWVAPDLLACGMAGEDAIFRLTAEPFGVYSIRITRQQK, from the coding sequence TTGGATAAACTCAGTTTTCGGATTGGGACACGCGGACAAGGTCCGTTGCCTGTACGCAAGCATGGTGTGGGGATGGGCGGCATTCGTCGGGAGCCCGTACTGGGGGGGATTGAAGCAAGGTTTCGACAAGAAGAGCCTACGGTTATCCGGTTGTTCGTGCAGGAATACTTCCGAGTGTACCCCGATCATGTATACGACTGGCAGGCGCTGGACGACGTAATTGCTTCCATCCGCGCGGCGGGAGCCGAACCGATGCTGGCGCTTTGTATGAAGCCGCATGTTCTTTACCCGGTGGTTGATCAGCGTATTGTCCATCCGAATGATTATATGGCTTGGCAGACGCTCATTCGCAAGATGGTGCAACATTACAATCAGGAGTTGGGCTGGACGATTAGGTATTGGGAAATATTCAACGAACCGGATTTAGGTGAAGAAGGGGGCTGCCCGGGATTGTTCACACCTGAGGATTACTGCATGTATTACGCCAAGACGGTGGAAGCGATTCTGTCGGCTGATCCTACGGTCAGGGTGGGCGGCCCCGCACTGGCTTACAGTCAGGATCCCATTCTGGCGGTCTGGCTAAAATATTGTGTGGATGAGGGTGTTCGGGTGGATTTTGTATCGTGGCATTATTATACGGCCTATCCGGACGAGATGAGGCATCAGATTCGGACAGCGTTGAACGAAATCGAGAAATACCCCCAACTGCATGTGGAGACGATCGTGAACGAGTGGAACATGCGCCATTGGGGGGAGGAAGGGGAGCGGACGGAGCGGATGCTGGCGGATTATCCTACACTCCGCTGCGCGCATCTAATAGCCACTCTGCAAGTGTTTCTGGATATGGGCGTGGATCGTTCCAACTTCTATCATCTCAAGGATACCGGTTGCGATGTTTCGCAATTTTCGGGCTGGATGAGTGATAAGGGGATTGCCTTCATGGATGATCACTGGAACCGGATGTCACATAATTGGGCACTCTTCAGCGCAGCTAACGAAGCCAGGCCGCATTATTATGCTTACACCATGTTTCAAGAAATGCTAGGAGAGCAACTGCCTGTGCAGGGGGCGGGAACCGCGGAGGATACCGGCGATGTGGGGATGCTGGCGGTGGAACAGGAAGAGGCTTACGTTATCCTTGTCTGGAATTATAACTTCGACGATCCCCGTCCCCATGATGTTGAAGTTGCAATAAAGAAGGATTGGATGAAAGGCGGCCAGGTTGCCATGACACGTTTGGATGCAACTACGGTTAAGGAGGTGATAAAGAAGGATGGATGGGTTGCGCCTGATTTGCTGGCTTGCGGCATGGCGGGAGAAGATGCGATTTTTAGGCTCACGGCCGAGCCATTCGGCGTATATTCCATCCGGATCACGAGGCAACAGAAGTAA